Proteins found in one Pseudomonadota bacterium genomic segment:
- a CDS encoding HU family DNA-binding protein: MTKADLINAVSQNKALSDVSKKAVTAVIDETFEQLKKAIRKDERFSFPGFGTFNKKKRAARSGRNPQTGEKIKIKAQTTVGFRPAQALKDFMGK, from the coding sequence ATGACGAAGGCTGATTTGATCAACGCGGTTTCCCAGAACAAGGCGCTCAGCGACGTGTCGAAGAAGGCGGTCACGGCCGTGATCGACGAGACCTTCGAGCAGCTCAAGAAGGCGATCCGCAAGGACGAGCGCTTCTCGTTCCCGGGCTTCGGAACGTTCAACAAGAAGAAGCGCGCCGCCCGCAGCGGCCGCAACCCGCAGACCGGCGAGAAGATCAAGATCAAGGCGCAGACGACGGTCGGCTTCCGCCCGGCGCAGGCGCTGAAGGATTTCATGGGCAAGTGA
- a CDS encoding ATP-binding protein, protein MDDSRVQSALLGWIIALAITVSVLLRRDKDVRQKLFVVLCGNVTLYYFSIFLYAWWGEPWLERISLVLAVLLPLGGLMFFRAFAAVSRTRLRLGRLAIALGAVLIAFILHPTWLRPAVGPAVLTYVVGFMLVAILDLNVQARSAPTRVDAARMRYLFGGGLVVLVLQVVERLGHVFDLDLPPLGIAITLLYLYIISQAIVRYRILDFYEMLGRFAVMTAMGVALAGIYTALVFWAGPGFTFNAFLASLVILLLFDPLRDLVERKIADFFFGERRVLEQKTTELKQSLAHEIRVENMVEILLAGLEDSRRVTQAGLYLIDPHGRGFDLRSNIGPPPVLSRVEAAVARRHLKPYASGGTLSASGFASRRDRLRREGRRPEADQLNEVVELLGNLGADALVLVEGEEQQLLGFLTVRDDRVHDAFSAEDVNLLAGLAGQIAITVENSQAYQQMKERDRLAALGEMSAGLAHEIRNPLGAIKAAAQVIEEMADDGKTARPDREFLSVIVEEVDRLNRVVTDFLSYARPSSGLPKEVDVNEILKRTLGLFEAGRGHKAAFVVDYGEELPGVVIDGERLHQVFLNLVINANQAMEEQAGARLEISTRIKKVRRLRQVRAGSEPQRFVEIRFSDNGPGIEPAVLQRVFIPFFTTKTKGAGLGLSVCQRIIRDAGGDIEVRSQVGQGTIFTVVLPACGEERASIVPLPAEDADA, encoded by the coding sequence ATGGACGACTCGAGGGTTCAGAGCGCGCTGCTCGGCTGGATTATCGCCCTCGCGATCACGGTCTCCGTGCTCCTGCGGCGCGACAAGGACGTACGCCAGAAGCTGTTCGTCGTCCTCTGCGGCAACGTCACGCTCTACTATTTTTCGATTTTCCTCTATGCGTGGTGGGGCGAGCCGTGGCTCGAGCGGATCTCTCTCGTGCTCGCCGTGCTCCTGCCGCTCGGCGGGCTGATGTTCTTCCGCGCCTTCGCCGCGGTCTCGCGCACGCGGCTTCGGCTCGGACGGCTCGCCATCGCGCTCGGCGCGGTGCTCATCGCGTTCATCCTGCACCCGACCTGGCTCCGGCCGGCCGTGGGGCCCGCGGTGCTCACGTACGTCGTCGGCTTCATGCTCGTCGCGATCCTCGACCTGAACGTCCAGGCGCGCTCCGCGCCGACCCGCGTCGACGCGGCCCGCATGCGCTACCTGTTCGGCGGCGGGCTCGTCGTGCTCGTCCTGCAGGTCGTCGAGCGGCTCGGGCACGTGTTCGACCTCGATCTCCCGCCGCTCGGGATCGCGATCACGCTTCTGTACCTGTACATCATCTCGCAGGCGATCGTCCGCTACCGGATCCTCGACTTCTACGAGATGCTCGGCCGGTTCGCGGTCATGACCGCCATGGGCGTGGCGCTCGCCGGCATCTACACGGCGCTCGTGTTCTGGGCGGGGCCGGGGTTCACGTTCAACGCGTTCCTCGCGTCGCTCGTCATCCTCCTCCTGTTCGATCCCCTGCGCGATCTCGTCGAGCGCAAGATCGCCGACTTCTTCTTCGGCGAAAGGCGCGTGCTCGAGCAGAAGACGACGGAGCTCAAGCAGAGCCTCGCCCACGAGATCCGCGTCGAGAACATGGTCGAGATCCTGCTCGCTGGCCTCGAGGACTCGCGCCGTGTCACCCAGGCCGGGCTCTACCTCATCGATCCGCACGGCCGCGGCTTCGACCTGCGCTCGAACATCGGGCCGCCGCCTGTGCTCTCCCGGGTCGAGGCCGCCGTCGCGCGGCGCCACCTGAAGCCGTACGCGTCGGGCGGCACGCTCAGCGCGAGCGGGTTCGCCTCCCGCCGGGACCGGCTCCGCCGCGAGGGGCGGCGGCCCGAGGCGGATCAGCTCAACGAGGTCGTGGAGCTGCTCGGGAACCTCGGCGCCGACGCGCTCGTGCTCGTCGAGGGCGAGGAGCAGCAGCTGCTCGGCTTCCTGACGGTGCGGGACGACCGCGTGCACGACGCGTTCTCGGCCGAGGACGTCAACCTGCTCGCCGGGCTCGCGGGCCAGATCGCGATCACGGTCGAGAACTCGCAGGCGTACCAGCAGATGAAGGAGCGCGATCGCCTCGCCGCGCTCGGCGAGATGTCGGCGGGACTCGCCCACGAGATTCGCAACCCCTTGGGCGCGATCAAGGCCGCGGCGCAGGTGATCGAGGAGATGGCGGACGACGGCAAGACGGCGCGGCCGGATCGCGAGTTCCTGAGCGTCATCGTCGAGGAGGTCGACCGGCTGAATCGCGTGGTCACCGACTTCCTGTCGTACGCGCGGCCCTCTTCCGGCCTGCCCAAGGAGGTCGACGTCAACGAGATCCTGAAGCGTACCCTCGGGCTGTTCGAGGCCGGGCGCGGGCACAAGGCGGCGTTCGTCGTCGACTACGGGGAGGAGCTGCCGGGGGTCGTTATCGACGGCGAGCGGCTGCACCAGGTCTTCTTGAACCTCGTGATCAACGCGAACCAGGCGATGGAGGAGCAGGCGGGGGCCCGCCTCGAGATCTCGACGCGGATCAAGAAGGTGCGCCGCCTGCGCCAGGTCCGCGCCGGATCCGAGCCGCAGCGCTTCGTCGAGATCCGGTTCTCGGACAACGGGCCGGGGATCGAGCCCGCGGTGCTGCAGCGCGTGTTCATCCCGTTCTTCACGACGAAGACGAAGGGCGCGGGGCTCGGGCTGTCCGTCTGCCAGCGGATCATCCGCGACGCGGGCGGCGACATCGAGGTGCGCAGCCAGGTCGGGCAGGGCACGATCTTCACCGTCGTCCTGCCCGCGTGCGGCGAGGAGCGCGCGTCGATCGTGCCGCTCCCGGCGGAGGACGCAGATGCCTGA
- a CDS encoding acyl-CoA dehydratase activase: MPEPVSVGLDVGSVSTNLAVRGTDGRVLLKDYRYTVGDPIRVTREMLIDALGGGRFDVRGVGVTGSGRNLIGSVVGADVKRTEIIAHFRGALDVRPACRTIIEIGGQDSKIVCVRDGAVADFNMNSICAAGTGAFLDSQARRLGIDVKDVGARALAAQRVAPISGRCTVFAETDMIHRQQQGFAKDEILAGLCRSLVKNYLNNCAKGKPIREEVLFQGGVSNNAGIVRAFEEELGMKVIVPEHNDVMGAVGMAIFASEIAGATAFKGIAAIGAATYETASFGCEHCESRCDIVEVKENGATIAYWGGACERWVRKLEGEVPPAG, from the coding sequence ATGCCTGAGCCGGTCTCCGTCGGCCTCGACGTCGGCTCCGTGTCGACGAACCTCGCGGTGCGCGGGACCGACGGGCGCGTGCTCCTCAAGGACTACAGGTACACGGTCGGCGATCCGATCCGCGTGACGCGGGAGATGCTGATCGACGCGCTCGGCGGCGGGAGGTTCGACGTGCGCGGCGTGGGCGTGACCGGCTCGGGCCGCAACCTGATAGGCTCGGTCGTCGGCGCCGACGTGAAGCGGACCGAGATCATCGCGCACTTCCGCGGCGCGCTCGACGTGCGCCCCGCGTGCCGGACGATCATCGAGATCGGCGGCCAGGACTCGAAGATCGTCTGCGTGCGGGACGGCGCGGTCGCGGACTTCAACATGAACTCGATCTGCGCGGCCGGCACCGGCGCGTTCCTCGACTCCCAGGCGCGGCGGCTCGGGATCGACGTGAAGGACGTGGGGGCGCGCGCCCTCGCGGCGCAGAGGGTCGCGCCGATCTCCGGGCGCTGCACCGTGTTCGCCGAGACCGACATGATCCACCGGCAGCAGCAGGGGTTCGCCAAGGACGAGATCCTCGCCGGGCTCTGCCGCTCGCTCGTGAAGAACTACCTGAACAACTGCGCCAAGGGGAAGCCGATCCGCGAGGAGGTGCTGTTCCAGGGCGGCGTGTCGAACAACGCGGGGATCGTGCGGGCGTTCGAGGAGGAGCTCGGCATGAAGGTGATCGTGCCCGAGCACAACGACGTCATGGGCGCGGTGGGGATGGCGATCTTCGCGTCCGAGATCGCGGGCGCGACCGCGTTCAAGGGGATCGCCGCGATCGGCGCGGCGACCTACGAGACGGCGAGCTTCGGGTGCGAGCACTGCGAGAGCCGCTGCGACATCGTCGAGGTGAAGGAGAACGGCGCGACGATCGCCTACTGGGGCGGCGCCTGCGAGCGGTGGGTGCGGAAGCTCGAGGGAGAGGTTCCTCCGGCCGGGTGA
- a CDS encoding type II toxin-antitoxin system Phd/YefM family antitoxin: MKFVSTRELRNTPGKVRELLEDDDLVLTANGKPVGILLGVGDGELDATAALVKRVRAQMAVARLRAEAFASGAASMDVGEIDDEIRAARKARPDA, from the coding sequence ATGAAGTTCGTCAGCACGCGCGAGCTGCGCAACACGCCGGGCAAGGTGCGCGAGCTCCTCGAGGACGACGACCTCGTGCTCACGGCCAACGGCAAGCCGGTCGGCATCCTCTTGGGCGTGGGCGACGGCGAGCTCGACGCGACCGCGGCGCTCGTCAAGCGCGTCCGCGCCCAGATGGCCGTGGCCAGGCTGCGCGCCGAGGCGTTCGCGTCCGGCGCGGCGTCGATGGACGTGGGGGAGATCGACGACGAGATTCGAGCGGCGCGGAAGGCGCGCCCCGACGCATGA
- a CDS encoding putative toxin-antitoxin system toxin component, PIN family, whose translation MRIVLDTNVLVSGLLSPHGPPGRALDSVVSGAVGLLVDDRILREYAEVLTRPRFGFDREVALQLVELLAEGADHVDASDIAVELPDPDDAPFLEVAIAGGADALVTGNARHFKTRDRRVGVRILEPSAFVAALGARGHA comes from the coding sequence ATGAGGATCGTGCTCGACACGAACGTGCTCGTGTCCGGACTCCTCAGCCCGCACGGCCCGCCCGGAAGGGCTCTCGACTCGGTCGTCTCCGGCGCGGTCGGGTTGCTCGTCGACGACAGGATCCTGCGCGAGTACGCCGAGGTGCTGACTCGCCCGCGCTTCGGGTTCGATCGGGAGGTCGCTCTGCAGCTCGTCGAGCTGCTCGCCGAGGGCGCGGATCACGTCGACGCATCGGACATCGCGGTCGAGCTCCCGGACCCCGACGACGCGCCGTTCCTCGAGGTTGCGATCGCGGGAGGAGCGGACGCGCTCGTCACGGGCAATGCCCGCCACTTCAAGACGCGCGACCGCCGAGTGGGCGTCCGGATCCTGGAGCCTTCGGCGTTCGTTGCCGCGCTCGGGGCGCGCGGCCATGCCTGA
- a CDS encoding type II toxin-antitoxin system RelE/ParE family toxin, whose amino-acid sequence MTGSYEVLIRRSAEKEIRDLQRDVRVRVVARIRNLASTPRPAGCEKLAGRDAYRIRVGLYRIIYTIEDRRLVIEVVRVAHRREVYR is encoded by the coding sequence ATGACGGGCTCCTATGAGGTCCTGATCCGCCGCAGCGCGGAAAAGGAGATCCGCGATCTGCAGCGCGACGTTCGAGTCCGTGTCGTCGCGCGCATCCGCAACCTGGCCTCGACCCCCCGGCCCGCGGGGTGCGAGAAGCTCGCCGGCCGCGACGCCTACAGGATCCGCGTCGGGCTCTACCGCATCATCTACACCATCGAGGATCGCCGGCTCGTCATCGAGGTCGTCCGCGTCGCGCACCGGCGGGAGGTGTACAGGTAG
- a CDS encoding CopG family transcriptional regulator, with amino-acid sequence MEKARATVYIDAPIYKAIRIKAAATGTNVSAIVNAALRQSLSEDRDDLTALADRVAEPTRPFEDFLKELTDDGLL; translated from the coding sequence ATGGAAAAGGCCCGGGCGACCGTGTACATCGACGCGCCGATCTACAAGGCGATCAGGATCAAGGCCGCCGCGACCGGCACGAACGTCTCGGCGATCGTGAACGCCGCGCTGCGCCAGTCGCTCTCCGAGGATCGCGACGATCTGACGGCGCTCGCGGATCGCGTCGCCGAGCCGACGCGGCCGTTCGAGGACTTCTTGAAAGAGCTCACCGATGACGGGCTCCTATGA
- a CDS encoding adenylate/guanylate cyclase domain-containing protein, producing the protein MAAKEIDLLSLSGADAERAWRLAHGLDRQLEACQQDGDSAQRTLERVAPWILDAIGADGLAVRLLGGDGESETLAFGPAAARLGDYAMGDEPDESADGLRCRVVIDVDGEPIGFMSASFAARPPSPGGRTLLEVAKEELDNLLYEIRRARFRHDQVIEIERRLKEHVLEQAIDQTALYLLAENGARGLMVAYTEETGDEPRRRCRAYLDGALALEAASGDGTRLGALLARDGTPEIAEAIAAAGLPSDHTAAALIETGMTAAGEHGFIATTGPEASAIGARAELLQHFAVALGQRLVDYHKDQRYLQQFFAPDVVSRLLQVRDYQTAYLTPRLRDVAMLFTDITSFTKISEQVLGGPDEVGALIDYWSEGVVDIVFRHGGVFDKMVGDCVIGIFGTPFDDTTEAERVAHAIQAAFEIREYTGKLTGIPAVDTIRKSDLVPGLGVATGVNFGRTMVGTFGPNHAFTAFGREMNNTARLQGVATFQEIVVMTSARDVLAANAHPLDKELDWGAVREATVKNVKEPLRFYGFPAKE; encoded by the coding sequence ATGGCGGCGAAGGAAATCGACCTGCTCTCCCTTTCCGGCGCGGACGCGGAGCGCGCGTGGCGGCTCGCGCACGGGCTCGACCGACAGCTCGAGGCGTGCCAGCAGGACGGCGACTCGGCGCAGCGGACGCTCGAGCGCGTGGCGCCGTGGATCCTGGACGCGATCGGCGCCGACGGGCTCGCGGTGCGGCTCCTCGGGGGCGACGGCGAGAGCGAGACGCTCGCGTTCGGGCCGGCGGCCGCGAGGCTCGGGGACTACGCGATGGGCGATGAGCCGGACGAGAGCGCCGACGGGCTGCGGTGCCGCGTCGTCATCGACGTGGACGGCGAGCCGATCGGCTTCATGAGCGCGTCGTTCGCGGCGCGCCCGCCCTCGCCCGGCGGCCGGACGCTCCTCGAGGTGGCCAAGGAGGAGCTCGACAACCTGCTCTACGAGATCCGCCGCGCGCGCTTCCGCCACGACCAGGTGATCGAGATCGAGCGCCGGCTCAAGGAGCACGTGCTCGAGCAGGCGATCGACCAGACCGCGCTCTACCTGCTCGCCGAGAACGGCGCGCGGGGCCTCATGGTCGCGTACACCGAGGAGACCGGCGACGAGCCGCGCCGGAGGTGCCGCGCGTACCTCGACGGCGCGCTCGCGCTCGAGGCCGCCTCGGGCGACGGGACACGGCTCGGCGCCCTGCTCGCACGCGACGGGACGCCCGAGATCGCCGAGGCGATCGCCGCCGCCGGGCTGCCTTCGGATCACACCGCGGCCGCGCTCATCGAGACCGGCATGACCGCGGCCGGGGAGCACGGCTTCATTGCCACGACCGGCCCGGAGGCGAGCGCGATCGGCGCCCGCGCCGAGCTGCTCCAGCACTTCGCGGTGGCGCTCGGGCAGCGGCTCGTCGACTACCACAAGGACCAGCGCTACCTACAGCAGTTCTTCGCGCCCGACGTCGTGTCGCGCCTGCTCCAGGTGCGCGACTACCAGACCGCGTACCTGACGCCGCGCCTACGCGACGTGGCGATGCTGTTCACGGACATCACGTCGTTCACCAAGATCAGCGAGCAGGTGCTCGGCGGGCCGGACGAGGTGGGCGCACTCATCGACTACTGGTCAGAGGGCGTGGTCGACATCGTGTTTCGCCACGGCGGCGTGTTCGACAAGATGGTCGGCGACTGCGTGATCGGGATCTTCGGCACGCCGTTCGACGACACCACCGAGGCCGAGCGCGTGGCGCACGCGATCCAGGCCGCGTTCGAGATCCGCGAGTACACGGGTAAGCTCACGGGCATCCCGGCGGTGGACACGATCCGCAAGAGCGATCTCGTGCCCGGGCTCGGAGTGGCCACGGGCGTCAACTTCGGCCGCACGATGGTCGGCACGTTCGGCCCGAACCACGCGTTCACCGCGTTCGGCCGCGAGATGAACAACACGGCGCGGCTGCAGGGCGTGGCGACGTTCCAGGAGATCGTGGTGATGACGAGCGCGCGCGACGTGCTCGCCGCGAACGCCCACCCGCTCGACAAGGAGCTCGACTGGGGCGCGGTCCGCGAGGCGACCGTGAAGAACGTCAAGGAGCCGCTCCGGTTCTACGGGTTCCCGGCGAAGGAGTGA
- the prmC gene encoding peptide chain release factor N(5)-glutamine methyltransferase: MAERTETWTVRRVLEWATADFRGRALDSPRLDAELLLASALLCTRLDLYTGMDRPLEPDELAAYRASIARRRRREPVAHIIGEKELWSLAFEVTPDVLVPRPDTEALVDAALRAGPGARLLDLCTGTGCVAIAIAAERPDLAVDAVDVSPAAAAVARRNAARHGLEDRVIVHEGDLYAPLPDGARYSMITANPPYVPDAEIDALAAEVRCEPRLALAGGADGLDVVRRILEGAPRFLAPGGAVLLEIDPRQAAAVAEEIGPRSLAVRGEIARDLAGLERVVVFRT, encoded by the coding sequence ATGGCCGAGCGGACAGAAACCTGGACCGTGCGCAGGGTGCTCGAGTGGGCGACGGCCGACTTTCGCGGCCGCGCGCTCGACTCGCCGCGGCTCGACGCGGAGCTGCTCCTCGCGTCCGCGCTCCTATGCACGCGCCTCGATCTCTACACCGGCATGGACCGCCCGCTCGAGCCGGACGAGCTCGCCGCGTACCGCGCGTCGATCGCCCGCCGCCGCAGGCGGGAGCCGGTCGCGCACATCATAGGCGAGAAAGAGCTCTGGTCGCTCGCGTTCGAGGTGACGCCCGACGTGCTCGTGCCCAGGCCCGACACCGAGGCGCTCGTCGACGCGGCGCTGCGCGCGGGCCCTGGGGCGCGCCTCCTCGATCTCTGCACCGGCACCGGCTGCGTGGCGATCGCCATAGCGGCCGAGCGCCCCGATCTCGCGGTCGACGCGGTCGACGTGTCGCCCGCGGCCGCGGCGGTCGCGCGGCGCAACGCGGCGCGGCACGGGCTCGAGGATCGCGTGATCGTCCACGAAGGCGATCTCTACGCGCCGCTGCCCGACGGCGCGCGCTACTCGATGATCACGGCGAACCCTCCCTACGTGCCCGACGCCGAGATCGACGCCCTCGCGGCCGAGGTCCGCTGCGAGCCGCGCCTGGCGCTCGCGGGCGGGGCCGACGGGCTCGACGTCGTGCGCCGCATCCTCGAGGGGGCGCCGCGCTTCCTCGCCCCCGGGGGCGCCGTGCTCCTCGAGATCGATCCGCGCCAAGCCGCCGCCGTGGCCGAGGAGATCGGGCCCCGCTCGCTCGCCGTCCGCGGCGAGATCGCCCGCGACCTCGCGGGCCTCGAGCGCGTCGTCGTCTTCCGGACGTAG
- a CDS encoding GGDEF domain-containing protein, with amino-acid sequence MARPRPSDSPADVTIVHDVAAIRLPKGEPGVSSMVVIYGEFLGRRFEINGAPLTIGRAPECTVQLADDSVSRQHCRVSPGDDGVVLVDLGSTNGTYVNDTAVSARHLHDGDRVQVGRSIFKFLTGSNIERAYHEEIYRLKTTDGLTGANNKRSFDEEMQREFHRFLRYGHPLVLVMLDIDYFKNVNDTYGHLAGDRVLGELGKLIRGATPAEAVFCRYGGEEFALLFPETGLAEGIRFAERLRADVEAARFEFDGMKIPVTISGGVAEANAEMGAPDRFVAAADERLYAAKRNGRNRVEPAAES; translated from the coding sequence ATGGCTCGTCCTCGTCCCAGCGACTCGCCGGCAGACGTCACGATCGTCCACGACGTAGCTGCGATCCGTCTGCCCAAAGGCGAGCCCGGCGTCTCGTCGATGGTCGTCATCTACGGCGAGTTCCTCGGCCGGCGCTTCGAGATCAACGGCGCGCCGCTCACGATCGGACGGGCTCCCGAGTGCACGGTCCAGCTCGCGGACGACAGCGTCTCGCGCCAGCACTGCCGCGTCTCTCCCGGTGACGACGGCGTGGTGCTCGTCGATCTCGGCTCGACGAACGGGACCTACGTCAACGACACCGCGGTGTCGGCGCGGCACCTCCACGACGGGGATCGCGTGCAGGTCGGCCGCAGCATCTTCAAGTTCCTCACGGGCAGCAACATCGAGCGGGCGTACCATGAGGAGATCTACCGGCTGAAGACGACCGACGGGCTCACCGGCGCGAACAACAAGCGCTCGTTCGACGAGGAGATGCAGCGCGAGTTCCACAGGTTCCTGCGCTACGGCCATCCGCTCGTGCTCGTGATGCTCGATATAGACTACTTCAAGAACGTGAACGACACCTACGGCCACCTCGCCGGCGATCGCGTGCTCGGCGAGCTCGGCAAGCTGATCCGCGGCGCGACGCCCGCCGAAGCGGTGTTCTGCAGGTACGGCGGAGAGGAGTTCGCCCTGCTCTTCCCAGAGACGGGGCTCGCCGAGGGCATCCGGTTCGCCGAACGGCTCCGAGCCGACGTCGAGGCCGCGCGCTTCGAGTTCGACGGCATGAAGATCCCGGTCACGATTTCGGGCGGCGTGGCCGAGGCCAACGCGGAGATGGGCGCCCCGGACCGGTTCGTGGCCGCGGCGGACGAGCGCCTCTACGCGGCGAAGCGGAACGGCCGCAACCGCGTCGAGCCCGCCGCCGAGAGCTAA
- a CDS encoding DMT family transporter, translating to MAQLKRIWLFLAVGVLALSQSANIIRLGDAHPVAIAAWRLALAALVLAPLAGRGPARIPALPKRTLLLLLAAGAALALHFFTWIAAVQATTVANATLVLAINPVITAAAEYLFFGERASRRLSIAIGVGVLGVAVVGWHDLAFSPEKVGGDLLSLASSFLFTAYLLIGKRVRRTLDTTVYVTAVYGAAAAVGFATMLVLGVPLVDYTPQTWACFGLMALVPTVIGHTSLNAAVRWVPAGRITAITLAEPLLAGTVAYFAWGEAASAGAVVGYVLIGASVLAVATERRREEKG from the coding sequence ATGGCGCAGCTGAAACGCATCTGGCTCTTCCTCGCCGTGGGCGTGCTCGCGCTCAGCCAGTCCGCGAACATCATCCGGCTCGGCGACGCGCACCCCGTCGCCATCGCCGCGTGGCGCCTCGCCCTGGCCGCGCTCGTGCTCGCTCCGCTCGCCGGGAGGGGGCCCGCGCGCATCCCGGCGCTCCCGAAGAGGACGCTCCTCCTCCTCCTCGCCGCGGGGGCGGCCCTTGCGCTCCACTTCTTCACCTGGATCGCGGCCGTGCAGGCGACGACCGTGGCCAACGCGACGCTCGTGCTCGCGATCAACCCCGTGATCACCGCGGCCGCCGAGTACCTGTTCTTCGGCGAGCGCGCGAGCAGGCGGCTCTCGATCGCGATCGGCGTCGGCGTGCTCGGCGTCGCGGTAGTGGGCTGGCACGATCTCGCGTTCTCGCCGGAGAAGGTCGGCGGCGATCTCCTGTCGCTCGCGTCGTCGTTCCTCTTCACGGCGTACCTCCTGATCGGCAAGCGGGTGCGGCGCACGCTCGACACCACCGTGTACGTCACGGCCGTGTACGGCGCGGCGGCGGCCGTCGGCTTCGCGACGATGCTCGTCCTCGGCGTGCCGCTGGTCGACTATACGCCGCAGACCTGGGCCTGCTTCGGCCTCATGGCGCTCGTGCCCACGGTGATAGGCCACACGTCGCTGAACGCGGCCGTGCGGTGGGTGCCGGCCGGCCGGATCACGGCGATCACGCTCGCCGAGCCGCTCCTCGCGGGGACGGTCGCGTACTTCGCGTGGGGCGAGGCCGCGTCGGCGGGCGCCGTCGTCGGCTACGTCCTGATAGGCGCCTCGGTGCTCGCCGTGGCCACCGAGCGCCGGAGGGAGGAGAAGGGATGA
- a CDS encoding DNA methylase: MTKPSIRLHTTTLWDYPSQSYGPGAQGDQEYAGVTPSHVIWNALRRWTRPKDLVVDPMAGSGTTLDVARDLGRRALGYDLQPARPDVFRSDARRLPLEDGVADFVFVDPPYGDHIRYSGQKECLGELQAGSREYREALARVAAEIHRVLRPGRYAALYICDSFRKGAPLRPLGFDAFSILCQRFVPVDVVAVVRRNATLERRHFHTAAVEGDYMLRGFNYLFAVYKPAPKDKGALPDRRHPDEIAADLAAAGGAGGGALPRDRRRGARGRP; the protein is encoded by the coding sequence ATGACCAAGCCATCGATCCGGCTGCACACGACGACGCTGTGGGACTACCCGTCCCAGAGCTACGGGCCCGGCGCCCAGGGAGATCAGGAGTACGCGGGCGTGACCCCGTCGCACGTGATCTGGAACGCGCTGCGCCGCTGGACGCGCCCGAAGGATCTCGTGGTCGATCCCATGGCCGGGAGCGGCACGACGCTCGACGTGGCGCGCGATCTCGGCCGCAGGGCGCTGGGATACGATCTCCAGCCGGCCCGGCCCGACGTGTTCCGGTCGGACGCGCGCCGGCTCCCGCTCGAGGACGGCGTCGCGGACTTCGTGTTCGTCGATCCGCCCTACGGCGACCACATCCGCTACTCGGGGCAGAAGGAGTGCCTCGGCGAGCTCCAGGCGGGCTCGCGCGAGTACCGCGAGGCGCTCGCACGGGTGGCCGCCGAGATCCACCGCGTGCTCCGGCCCGGGAGGTACGCGGCGCTCTACATCTGCGACTCGTTCCGGAAGGGGGCGCCGCTCAGGCCGCTCGGCTTCGACGCGTTCTCGATCCTCTGCCAGCGCTTCGTGCCGGTCGACGTCGTCGCGGTGGTCAGGCGCAACGCGACGCTCGAGCGGCGCCACTTCCACACAGCCGCGGTCGAGGGCGACTACATGCTGCGCGGCTTCAACTACCTGTTCGCGGTCTACAAGCCGGCGCCCAAGGACAAAGGAGCGCTCCCGGACCGCCGCCACCCGGACGAGATCGCCGCGGATCTCGCCGCCGCGGGCGGGGCCGGCGGAGGGGCGCTCCCTCGGGATCGGCGCCGCGGCGCGCGCGGGCGCCCTTAG